A genomic stretch from Xiphophorus maculatus strain JP 163 A chromosome 16, X_maculatus-5.0-male, whole genome shotgun sequence includes:
- the LOC102235651 gene encoding bromodomain-containing protein 4-like isoform X3, with protein sequence MPIFCKKKKTNINSKVYFQCAAHSLYVLEQGLLRVTSSITRGVQDPRRERSRAPWQPEKHRDSSEECNGISGTLSVESVPGPRLNWCSASTTTPAPTLAPAPVLGPEPTPNPVRMGDGLDTAQMSGSSQGQAQQTGNPPAPEFFSPSRPKRQTNQLQYLLKVVVKSLWKHQYAWPFHSPVDAIKLNLPDYYSIIKTPMDMGTIKKRLENSYYWNAQECIQDFNTMFTNCYIYNKPGDDIVLMAEALEKAFLQKVAEMPQEEIEIPVMTGKGRGRGRREGGLNLKPGTIIDSSSTTPQTRGLSNLPAAPQSLGPMQAPSVLPPHPSIQALPSLVPQTLPSLAPQLGAPYTMVQPDCVPQVPIMTSVPLPTQTSLPPVPIQNTAPMLQSPITMTKQKKSQKRKADTTTPTANDQLSESSPAESKSGKTLPRRESSRPPKLLKKEAPDSQHHLGMVTGLSGPSGGLSPKPQDQLGYCAGLVRDMLSKKHAAYAWPFYKPVDVDALGLHDYHDIIKHPMDLSTIKAKLETKQYRDPQEFAADVRLMFSNCYKYNPPDHEVVSMARKLQDVFEMRFAKMPDEPESKPVVSAQTPTLHHPAPVKPQPHLAHIHTSSDSSSDSSSESESSTDDSEEERAQRLAELQEQLKAVHEQLAALSQPQPSKPKRKEKEKKEKKKDKHKKKGSIPSHVDEIQDPPPVPQLPKKTKTTNNNKDVVTKKKPSKKEVLKNSHPPSLQHVPNLEDDLGTTGPPVPGEKCKPMTYEEKRQLSLDINKLPGDKLGRVVHIIQSREPSLKNSNPDEIEIDFETLKPSTLRELERYVSSCLKKKKRVPPEKTVESVAPSKKTISSSESSGSSSDSEAEGSGMIKQPKKKSQSVKEGKKMHPHVQTGSAQTGFQSQAVVSQASSQMKQQQHHQPSPAGFMPPPPVAALESSHLLESYEPLPPFSQPIMHMPHHTGNSSPPPPHINAHSAGSVSPETHPFLNQHPVLPSPALHSSMPQQPSRPSHKAAPLHPKPPQQQQQQPAPPQQQQPAPQQQPQLQPAPPPQHQLPPQILHTHQTLHQRPMSPPTLTPQGLLSSQPPQMLLEDDEEPGSTTPMNQVQLFLQQFQPARQPQQSMQSHQAPVRQQPQQQLQQLGQTSLLQTATMQGQSQLSAQTSLPPPQLSVPSQAQPTASHQAPPPQITLHQARHLQNAQHQQQQAQQHQLNYQQGPGLAGQSQASQHNISMPSNKPQQIIQQQQEQPSPRSSKPDPYNTGHIRDNPSPLMMHSPQIPQFPPVSHPSPPHNMQPKKQRASGSQVVVKEEKLPPSPVMRGEQFNSAMRAEHHKHPEIKPSQTGQSQQNLKSVDSSRPVIRSSEPSGPPPILQEKEKFKQEPKTSVAPKKVQDVKFKNMGSWASLAQKSTSTTQSAVKSSSDSFEQFRRAAREKEEREKALKAQAEAEKDRLRKEQDKQRGRDEEDVIEPPPRRVHEEPRGRLEPQHIQAPSQQQPQQVQQVQVQQESQPAAIQQSPQPATPPQPSTQNSLDQQRELARRREQERRRREVMAATIDMNFQSDLMAIFEENLF encoded by the exons agatTCCAGTGAGGAGTGCAATGGGATCAGTGGTACTCTGTCAGTGGAGTCTGTGCCGGGGCCAAGACTGAACTGGTGTTCTGCCAGCACCACTACTCCTGCCCCTACTCTTGCTCCAGCTCCCGTTCTGGGACCTGAGCCCACGCCTAACCCTGTCAGAATGGGAGACGGCCTGGATACTGCGCAGATGTCGGGCAGCAGCCAGGGGCAGGCTCAGCAAACGGGCAATCCCCCAGCCCCAGAGTTCTTCAGTCCTAGCAGGCCGAAACGCCAGACCAACCAGCTGCAGTACCTACTAAAAGTTGTGGTAAAATCCCTATGGAAGCACCAGTATGCCTGGCCTTTTCATTCACCAGTGGATGCCATTAAACTTAACCTGCCT GATTACTACTCTATAATTAAAACACCTATGGACATGGGAACAATCAAAAAAAGACTTGAGAATAGCTACTACTGGAATGCCCAAGAATGTATTCAGGACTTCAACACGATGTTTACCAACTGCTATATATACAACAAG CCTGGCGATGACATAGTTTTAATGGCTGAAGCTCTAGAGAAGGCTTTCCTTCAAAAAGTTGCAGAGATGCCTCAAGAAGAAATAGAGATCCCGGTCATGACAGGAAAGGGACGTGGCCGAGGCCGGAGAGAAGGTG GTTTAAACTTGAAACCAGGCACCATCATTGATTCGTCATCCACGACTCCACAAACGCGTGGCCTGTCAAACCTTCCAGCAGCTCCGCAGTCTCTAGGACCAATGCAGGCCCCATCTGTGCTACCTCCACATCCTTCAATCCAGGCTCTGCCCTCCCTTGTGCCCCAGACGTTACCCAGCCTTGCGCCACAGCTCGGAGCGCCATACACCATGGTTCAGCCAGACTGTGTTCCTCAAGTTCCTATCATGACTTCTGTGCCTCTCCCCACTCAGACCTCTCTTCCCCCAGTACCGATTCAGAACACTGCCCCTATGCTGCAGAGCCCTATAACTATGACCAAA caaaaaaagagccaaaaaaGGAAAGCGGACACTACAACACCAACAGCAAATGACCAGCTGAGTGAGTCTTCACCTGCAGAATCTAAATCTGGGAAGACGTTACCCAGAAGAGAGAGTAGCCGACCACCGAAACTGTTAAAGAAGGAGGCTCCGGACTCTCAGCATCACTTAGGTATGGTAACCGGTCTCAGTGGACCAAGTGGAGGTCTTAGCCCCAAACCACAGGATCAGCTAGGTTACTGCGCTGGTCTAGTTAGAGATATGCTATCCAAGAAACACGCTGCTTACGCCTGGCCATTTTATAAACCCGTTGATGTGGATGCACTGGGACTACACGACTATCACGACATCATCAAACATCCAATGGACCTCAGTACCATCAAG GCCAAATTGGAAACAAAGCAATACCGAGATCCCCAGGAGTTTGCTGCTGATGTAAGGTTAATGTTTTCCAACTGCTACAAATATAACCCACCAGACCACGAAGTAGTATCCATGGCACGAAAGCTGCAG GACGTGTTTGAGATGCGCTTTGCCAAGATGCCAGACGAACCTGAGAGCAAGCCAGTGGTTTCTGCCCAAACTCCTACACTTCACCATCCTGCCCCGGTGAAGCCCCAACCCCATTTggcacacattcacacatctTCAGACAGCTCCAGTGACTCATCCTCTGAGTCTGAGTCTTCCACTGATGACTCTGAAGAGGAAAGAGCTCAGCGGTTAGCAGAGCTCCAGGAGCAG cTGAAGGCTGTCCACGAGCAGCTGGCTGCCCTGTCGCAACCACAACCCAGCAAaccaaagagaaaagagaaggagaagaaagagaagaaaaaagataagCATAAGAAGAAAGGCAGCATTCCAAGCCATGTAGATGAGATCCAGGACCCCCCACCTGTTCCACAGCTGCCCAAGAAAACTAAGACCACAAACAATAACAAAGATGTAGTTACTAAGAAGAAACCCAG TAAAAAGGAGGTATTAAAAAATAGTCACCCACCCAGTCTGCAGCATGTTCCCAACCTGGAGGACGATCTTGGAACAACTGGACCACCGGTCCCAGGGGAGAAATGCAAGCCCATGACTTACGAAGAGAAGAGGCAGCTAAGCCTGGACATTAACAAGCTTCCTGGTGACAAGCTTGGCCGTGTAGTACATATCATTCAGTCGAGGGAACCCTCACTCAAAAACTCGAATCCTGATGAGATTGAGATCGACTTTGAGACACTGAAGCCTTCAACTCTACGTGAACTGGAGAGATATGTGTCATCCTGCCTCAAGAAAAAGAAACGGGTTCCAC CTGAGAAAACCGTTGAGTCAGTGGCTCCCTCCAAAAAGACAATATCTTCTTCTGAAAGCAGTGGCTCAAGCTCAGACAGTGAAGCTGAGGGATCAG gaATGATAAAGCAGCCGAAGAAGAAGAGCCAATCTGTGAAAGAGGGGAAGAAGATGCATCCCCATGTCCAGACGGGCTCTGCTCAGACTGGGTTTCAGTCCCAAGCTGTTGTCTCTCAGGCCAGCAGTCagatgaagcagcagcagcaccaccaACCGTCTCCTGCAGGCTTTATGCCTCCTCCACCCGTCGCTGCTCTGGAGTCGTCCCACTTGCTAGAAAGCTACGAGCCTCTGCCTCCGTTCAGCCAGCCGATCATGCATATGCCCCACCACACTGGCAACTCTTCCCCTCCACCTCCGCATATAAACGCTCATTCTGCTGGATCAGTGTCCCCTGAAACGCACCCATTCCTCAACCAGCATCCGGTCCTCCCGTCTCCAG CTCTACACAGTTCGATGCCTCAGCAGCCGTCACGGCCGAGTCACAAAGCAGCGCCTCTTCATCCAAAACcgccccagcagcagcagcagcagccagcaccacctcagcagcagcagccagctCCACAGCAGCAGCCGCAGCTTCAGCCGGCCCCCCCTCCGCAGCATCAGCTCCCCCCTCAGATCCTCCACACTCACCAAACCCTGCACCAAAGGCCCATGTCACCCCCCACCCTCACCCCTCAAGGTTTGCTATCTTCCCAGCCTCCCCAGATGCTGTTGGAAGACGACGAAGAGCCGGGGTCAACTACACCTATGAACCAAGTGCAGTTATTCCTACAGCAGTTCCAGCCGGCCCGTCAGCCGCAGCAATCCATGCAGTCGCACCAGGCGCCGGTTCggcagcagccgcagcagcagctgcagcagctgggaCAGACTTCTCTCCTGCAGACAGCGACAATGCAGGGACAGTCGCAGCTCTCCGCACAGACTTCGCTGCCTCCTCCACAGCTTTCTGTTCCCTCTCAAGCCCAGCCCACTGCATCACATCAGGCCCCACCCCCTCAGATTACCCTACACCAGGCCCGCCACCTGCAAAACGCTCAACACCAACAGCAGCAAGCGCAGCAGCATCAACTGAACTACCAGCAGGGTCCGGGACTCGCTGGTCAGTCCCAGGCGTCGCAACACAACATCTCAATGCCCTCCAACAAACCACAGCAGAttatccagcagcagcaggagcagcccTCCCCTCGGTCATCCAAACCTGACCCATACAATACTG GCCACATAAGAGATAACCCATCTCCTCTCATGATGCATTCCCCACAAATCCCCCAGTTTCCTCCCGTCTCTCACCCATCCCCACCTCACAACATGCAGCCCAAAAAG CAGAGGGCCTCTGGAAGCCAAGTTGTggttaaagaggaaaaacttcctCCGTCACCAGTGATGAGAGGAGAGCAGTTTAACTCTGCGATGAGAGCAGAGCATCacaaacatccagaaatcaAGCCCAGTCAGACCGGCCAGAGTCAACAGA ATTTAAAATCTGTGGATAGTTCACGGCCCGTCATCCGTTCCTCTGAGCCCAGCGGGCCACCTCCCATCCTGCAGGAAAAGGAGAAATTCAAGCAGGAGCCCAAGACCTCTGTAGCTCCCAAAAAGGTACAG GACgtgaaattcaaaaacatggGCTCATGGGCAAGCCTGGCACAAAAGTCAACGTCTACAACACAATCTGCTGTGAAGTCATCAAGTGACAGCTTCGAGCAGTTCCGCCGTGCGGCCCGGGAGaaagaggagagggagaaggcCCTGAAAGCCCAGGCAGAGGCGGAGAAAGACCGGCTGCGTAAAGAGCAGGACAAGCAAcg AGGGCGGGATGAAGAGGACGTCATCGAGCCTCCTCCCAGAAGAGTGCATGAGGAGCCTCGTGGCCGCCTCGAGCCGCAGCACATCCAAGCCCCTTCTCAACAACAACCGCAGCAGGTGCAGCAGGTGCAGGTGCAGCAGGAATCCCAGCCGGCTGCCATCCAGCAGTCTCCTCAACCCGCCACTCCGCCTCAGCCCTCCACACAGAACTCACTAGATCAACAGAGGGAACTAGCACGCCGAAGGGAACAGGAGAGGCGGAGGAGGGAGGTG ATGGCAGCAACTATTGATATGAATTTTCAAAGTGACTTAATGGCTATCTTTGAGGAGAACTTGTTTTGA
- the LOC102235651 gene encoding bromodomain-containing protein 4-like isoform X1, whose translation MPIFCKKKKTNINSKVYFQCAAHSLYVLEQGLLRVTSSITRGVQDPRRERSRAPWQPEKHRDSSEECNGISGTLSVESVPGPRLNWCSASTTTPAPTLAPAPVLGPEPTPNPVRMGDGLDTAQMSGSSQGQAQQTGNPPAPEFFSPSRPKRQTNQLQYLLKVVVKSLWKHQYAWPFHSPVDAIKLNLPDYYSIIKTPMDMGTIKKRLENSYYWNAQECIQDFNTMFTNCYIYNKPGDDIVLMAEALEKAFLQKVAEMPQEEIEIPVMTGKGRGRGRREGGLNLKPGTIIDSSSTTPQTRGLSNLPAAPQSLGPMQAPSVLPPHPSIQALPSLVPQTLPSLAPQLGAPYTMVQPDCVPQVPIMTSVPLPTQTSLPPVPIQNTAPMLQSPITMTKQKKSQKRKADTTTPTANDQLSESSPAESKSGKTLPRRESSRPPKLLKKEAPDSQHHLGMVTGLSGPSGGLSPKPQDQLGYCAGLVRDMLSKKHAAYAWPFYKPVDVDALGLHDYHDIIKHPMDLSTIKAKLETKQYRDPQEFAADVRLMFSNCYKYNPPDHEVVSMARKLQDVFEMRFAKMPDEPESKPVVSAQTPTLHHPAPVKPQPHLAHIHTSSDSSSDSSSESESSTDDSEEERAQRLAELQEQLKAVHEQLAALSQPQPSKPKRKEKEKKEKKKDKHKKKGSIPSHVDEIQDPPPVPQLPKKTKTTNNNKDVVTKKKPSKKEVLKNSHPPSLQHVPNLEDDLGTTGPPVPGEKCKPMTYEEKRQLSLDINKLPGDKLGRVVHIIQSREPSLKNSNPDEIEIDFETLKPSTLRELERYVSSCLKKKKRVPPEKTVESVAPSKKTISSSESSGSSSDSEAEGSGMIKQPKKKSQSVKEGKKMHPHVQTGSAQTGFQSQAVVSQASSQMKQQQHHQPSPAGFMPPPPVAALESSHLLESYEPLPPFSQPIMHMPHHTGNSSPPPPHINAHSAGSVSPETHPFLNQHPVLPSPGKDASLHSSMPQQPSRPSHKAAPLHPKPPQQQQQQPAPPQQQQPAPQQQPQLQPAPPPQHQLPPQILHTHQTLHQRPMSPPTLTPQGLLSSQPPQMLLEDDEEPGSTTPMNQVQLFLQQFQPARQPQQSMQSHQAPVRQQPQQQLQQLGQTSLLQTATMQGQSQLSAQTSLPPPQLSVPSQAQPTASHQAPPPQITLHQARHLQNAQHQQQQAQQHQLNYQQGPGLAGQSQASQHNISMPSNKPQQIIQQQQEQPSPRSSKPDPYNTGHIRDNPSPLMMHSPQIPQFPPVSHPSPPHNMQPKKQRASGSQVVVKEEKLPPSPVMRGEQFNSAMRAEHHKHPEIKPSQTGQSQQNLKSVDSSRPVIRSSEPSGPPPILQEKEKFKQEPKTSVAPKKVQDVKFKNMGSWASLAQKSTSTTQSAVKSSSDSFEQFRRAAREKEEREKALKAQAEAEKDRLRKEQDKQRGRDEEDVIEPPPRRVHEEPRGRLEPQHIQAPSQQQPQQVQQVQVQQESQPAAIQQSPQPATPPQPSTQNSLDQQRELARRREQERRRREVMAATIDMNFQSDLMAIFEENLF comes from the exons agatTCCAGTGAGGAGTGCAATGGGATCAGTGGTACTCTGTCAGTGGAGTCTGTGCCGGGGCCAAGACTGAACTGGTGTTCTGCCAGCACCACTACTCCTGCCCCTACTCTTGCTCCAGCTCCCGTTCTGGGACCTGAGCCCACGCCTAACCCTGTCAGAATGGGAGACGGCCTGGATACTGCGCAGATGTCGGGCAGCAGCCAGGGGCAGGCTCAGCAAACGGGCAATCCCCCAGCCCCAGAGTTCTTCAGTCCTAGCAGGCCGAAACGCCAGACCAACCAGCTGCAGTACCTACTAAAAGTTGTGGTAAAATCCCTATGGAAGCACCAGTATGCCTGGCCTTTTCATTCACCAGTGGATGCCATTAAACTTAACCTGCCT GATTACTACTCTATAATTAAAACACCTATGGACATGGGAACAATCAAAAAAAGACTTGAGAATAGCTACTACTGGAATGCCCAAGAATGTATTCAGGACTTCAACACGATGTTTACCAACTGCTATATATACAACAAG CCTGGCGATGACATAGTTTTAATGGCTGAAGCTCTAGAGAAGGCTTTCCTTCAAAAAGTTGCAGAGATGCCTCAAGAAGAAATAGAGATCCCGGTCATGACAGGAAAGGGACGTGGCCGAGGCCGGAGAGAAGGTG GTTTAAACTTGAAACCAGGCACCATCATTGATTCGTCATCCACGACTCCACAAACGCGTGGCCTGTCAAACCTTCCAGCAGCTCCGCAGTCTCTAGGACCAATGCAGGCCCCATCTGTGCTACCTCCACATCCTTCAATCCAGGCTCTGCCCTCCCTTGTGCCCCAGACGTTACCCAGCCTTGCGCCACAGCTCGGAGCGCCATACACCATGGTTCAGCCAGACTGTGTTCCTCAAGTTCCTATCATGACTTCTGTGCCTCTCCCCACTCAGACCTCTCTTCCCCCAGTACCGATTCAGAACACTGCCCCTATGCTGCAGAGCCCTATAACTATGACCAAA caaaaaaagagccaaaaaaGGAAAGCGGACACTACAACACCAACAGCAAATGACCAGCTGAGTGAGTCTTCACCTGCAGAATCTAAATCTGGGAAGACGTTACCCAGAAGAGAGAGTAGCCGACCACCGAAACTGTTAAAGAAGGAGGCTCCGGACTCTCAGCATCACTTAGGTATGGTAACCGGTCTCAGTGGACCAAGTGGAGGTCTTAGCCCCAAACCACAGGATCAGCTAGGTTACTGCGCTGGTCTAGTTAGAGATATGCTATCCAAGAAACACGCTGCTTACGCCTGGCCATTTTATAAACCCGTTGATGTGGATGCACTGGGACTACACGACTATCACGACATCATCAAACATCCAATGGACCTCAGTACCATCAAG GCCAAATTGGAAACAAAGCAATACCGAGATCCCCAGGAGTTTGCTGCTGATGTAAGGTTAATGTTTTCCAACTGCTACAAATATAACCCACCAGACCACGAAGTAGTATCCATGGCACGAAAGCTGCAG GACGTGTTTGAGATGCGCTTTGCCAAGATGCCAGACGAACCTGAGAGCAAGCCAGTGGTTTCTGCCCAAACTCCTACACTTCACCATCCTGCCCCGGTGAAGCCCCAACCCCATTTggcacacattcacacatctTCAGACAGCTCCAGTGACTCATCCTCTGAGTCTGAGTCTTCCACTGATGACTCTGAAGAGGAAAGAGCTCAGCGGTTAGCAGAGCTCCAGGAGCAG cTGAAGGCTGTCCACGAGCAGCTGGCTGCCCTGTCGCAACCACAACCCAGCAAaccaaagagaaaagagaaggagaagaaagagaagaaaaaagataagCATAAGAAGAAAGGCAGCATTCCAAGCCATGTAGATGAGATCCAGGACCCCCCACCTGTTCCACAGCTGCCCAAGAAAACTAAGACCACAAACAATAACAAAGATGTAGTTACTAAGAAGAAACCCAG TAAAAAGGAGGTATTAAAAAATAGTCACCCACCCAGTCTGCAGCATGTTCCCAACCTGGAGGACGATCTTGGAACAACTGGACCACCGGTCCCAGGGGAGAAATGCAAGCCCATGACTTACGAAGAGAAGAGGCAGCTAAGCCTGGACATTAACAAGCTTCCTGGTGACAAGCTTGGCCGTGTAGTACATATCATTCAGTCGAGGGAACCCTCACTCAAAAACTCGAATCCTGATGAGATTGAGATCGACTTTGAGACACTGAAGCCTTCAACTCTACGTGAACTGGAGAGATATGTGTCATCCTGCCTCAAGAAAAAGAAACGGGTTCCAC CTGAGAAAACCGTTGAGTCAGTGGCTCCCTCCAAAAAGACAATATCTTCTTCTGAAAGCAGTGGCTCAAGCTCAGACAGTGAAGCTGAGGGATCAG gaATGATAAAGCAGCCGAAGAAGAAGAGCCAATCTGTGAAAGAGGGGAAGAAGATGCATCCCCATGTCCAGACGGGCTCTGCTCAGACTGGGTTTCAGTCCCAAGCTGTTGTCTCTCAGGCCAGCAGTCagatgaagcagcagcagcaccaccaACCGTCTCCTGCAGGCTTTATGCCTCCTCCACCCGTCGCTGCTCTGGAGTCGTCCCACTTGCTAGAAAGCTACGAGCCTCTGCCTCCGTTCAGCCAGCCGATCATGCATATGCCCCACCACACTGGCAACTCTTCCCCTCCACCTCCGCATATAAACGCTCATTCTGCTGGATCAGTGTCCCCTGAAACGCACCCATTCCTCAACCAGCATCCGGTCCTCCCGTCTCCAGGTAAGGATGCAT CTCTACACAGTTCGATGCCTCAGCAGCCGTCACGGCCGAGTCACAAAGCAGCGCCTCTTCATCCAAAACcgccccagcagcagcagcagcagccagcaccacctcagcagcagcagccagctCCACAGCAGCAGCCGCAGCTTCAGCCGGCCCCCCCTCCGCAGCATCAGCTCCCCCCTCAGATCCTCCACACTCACCAAACCCTGCACCAAAGGCCCATGTCACCCCCCACCCTCACCCCTCAAGGTTTGCTATCTTCCCAGCCTCCCCAGATGCTGTTGGAAGACGACGAAGAGCCGGGGTCAACTACACCTATGAACCAAGTGCAGTTATTCCTACAGCAGTTCCAGCCGGCCCGTCAGCCGCAGCAATCCATGCAGTCGCACCAGGCGCCGGTTCggcagcagccgcagcagcagctgcagcagctgggaCAGACTTCTCTCCTGCAGACAGCGACAATGCAGGGACAGTCGCAGCTCTCCGCACAGACTTCGCTGCCTCCTCCACAGCTTTCTGTTCCCTCTCAAGCCCAGCCCACTGCATCACATCAGGCCCCACCCCCTCAGATTACCCTACACCAGGCCCGCCACCTGCAAAACGCTCAACACCAACAGCAGCAAGCGCAGCAGCATCAACTGAACTACCAGCAGGGTCCGGGACTCGCTGGTCAGTCCCAGGCGTCGCAACACAACATCTCAATGCCCTCCAACAAACCACAGCAGAttatccagcagcagcaggagcagcccTCCCCTCGGTCATCCAAACCTGACCCATACAATACTG GCCACATAAGAGATAACCCATCTCCTCTCATGATGCATTCCCCACAAATCCCCCAGTTTCCTCCCGTCTCTCACCCATCCCCACCTCACAACATGCAGCCCAAAAAG CAGAGGGCCTCTGGAAGCCAAGTTGTggttaaagaggaaaaacttcctCCGTCACCAGTGATGAGAGGAGAGCAGTTTAACTCTGCGATGAGAGCAGAGCATCacaaacatccagaaatcaAGCCCAGTCAGACCGGCCAGAGTCAACAGA ATTTAAAATCTGTGGATAGTTCACGGCCCGTCATCCGTTCCTCTGAGCCCAGCGGGCCACCTCCCATCCTGCAGGAAAAGGAGAAATTCAAGCAGGAGCCCAAGACCTCTGTAGCTCCCAAAAAGGTACAG GACgtgaaattcaaaaacatggGCTCATGGGCAAGCCTGGCACAAAAGTCAACGTCTACAACACAATCTGCTGTGAAGTCATCAAGTGACAGCTTCGAGCAGTTCCGCCGTGCGGCCCGGGAGaaagaggagagggagaaggcCCTGAAAGCCCAGGCAGAGGCGGAGAAAGACCGGCTGCGTAAAGAGCAGGACAAGCAAcg AGGGCGGGATGAAGAGGACGTCATCGAGCCTCCTCCCAGAAGAGTGCATGAGGAGCCTCGTGGCCGCCTCGAGCCGCAGCACATCCAAGCCCCTTCTCAACAACAACCGCAGCAGGTGCAGCAGGTGCAGGTGCAGCAGGAATCCCAGCCGGCTGCCATCCAGCAGTCTCCTCAACCCGCCACTCCGCCTCAGCCCTCCACACAGAACTCACTAGATCAACAGAGGGAACTAGCACGCCGAAGGGAACAGGAGAGGCGGAGGAGGGAGGTG ATGGCAGCAACTATTGATATGAATTTTCAAAGTGACTTAATGGCTATCTTTGAGGAGAACTTGTTTTGA